The Quercus robur chromosome 3, dhQueRobu3.1, whole genome shotgun sequence DNA segment ACTTCCAAGTTCCAATCATTCTTctacaatgatttttttttttcaatttaattttaattttgtgtaaaattttcttatttaaattGCACTTTTTTGTAtagataattcaatagttataactGGAATGAgagatttgaaccttgtatGTATTTATTGGAAACATTTAAAATGTGCCAACCAATTGAACTACTAAGGTTCTTGGCATATATAGATTGATCTCTTAAgttaatttgttattaaatgtttattgattattttttatcttttaattatatGAATATATTTTGTAGTTAGATTGGATTATGAAGAAATTTGAGCATAATAATGAGTCCCAATCCttgtttaatgaaaaaaaagaattcctaTTACAATTGCAGAGACGAATACCAAATTCTAAGGGTTTATCTAAACAAAGACATTGCTAAACAATCAAACATAACCTTTAATTGGCAATTTGGAAAAATATGATGTCACCTTagtccaaattggaccaaagaATATGCTAATGCTAAGTGATTGAAACTTACTATTAGAATAACTTTGTTAACATCATAATATCATTCTCTAgaacaattatatttatatttacatttatttatttattttcttatttatgtcttcttcttttctttttcttttttcaaaattaatcttGCCACTTTGGATCAAAATTCTAGCTTCGTTTAGATTATCGGTTGTGAACATAATCTAAGATTTTTTAGGTACGTCCATgttaaatctaattaattattttatgtgtaACAAGAATTAAGCCAATCCATGGATTGCACAAAATATATGTACCTTCATGAAACTTGGCATAAGAGGCCTAAGAGTTTGATTTTATCAGAAATCTCTTTCTTTACTTGGGCTTGGGACCGGTTATGAActaatatgactttttttttaataagtttatgatttatttaaataatatacacAAATGATTTTATGAATTACCACATAATTGGTTGAAAGAGAGTCCTCCAAATTAGTTTAGAACAGAACTTTGATCCCTCTATGTATTACAttgatattaaaattatttttatttctgtataATAGACATAGCATTGATATTTATATGCGccattttgttttcaaaattaaaaaaaaagacattctTAACATGCCTTATAaatatttagaataaaaatgaatCATACCATCACCATCAATAAAGAATACTCcctctttaaaaaattcaatttttttaaaaggaaatatcctttattattattattgtggagTAATTTCCCGCACAAGCTGTTTGTCCGCTTTGGAGAGCCAAGCTCGCATGGTTTTGTTTTGCAAGCGACATGGGAAGACTTTGAGTGCAGTAATGGTACACTCATGCTTGTGCCAAGAGTAGGGCACTTCTTTTGCCGATGTAGGACTGCACTCAAAGTCTTCCCATGTCGCTTGCAGAACAAAACCGTGCGtgcttggctccccaaagcggacaaacaGCTTGTGTGAGAAATTACCCCACAAAAAAGGCGCTTTTAAGGCCAGTGCCCATCAAGAGTATTGTCTACTTTGGGGTGGGGTGGGATTGGCTTGGCCATGTCCCGGACCCGACACCTGCACGGTGTTGTTACCCCTGTGCAGGGCACGCCTTTACCATTACTACACACATGTGTAGTAATGGTACACTCATGCTTGTGTCAAGCgcttataaggcatgagtgGGGCACTTCTCTTGCCGATGTGGGACTGCACTCAAAGTCTTCCCATGTCGCTTGTAGAACAAAACCGTGcgggcttggctccccaaagcggacaaacaGCTTGTGCGGGAAATTACCCTACAAttattatatagtaaaaatGTACAAGTTTCTAATACTATCTTccttaatttaaacttttataAAAGAGGGGTATTGTTtttctccaaaaacaaaaaatatgtgAAAGAGGGGTATTAACTTTTTAAAGTGAAGTGTAtgttagaaaatttatttattaacttttcaAAGAAAACTTCATTTTGGGACCTCCTAAAATAGAATAGATGACTTACAGTTTGGGACGTAGAAAGTATAAGCTTTTTGTAGCAATGTAATtatttagtacttcaagaaatacATACCCTACCATCACATGAATAGTCTTATCAAGAATtatttagtgtcataattatttagtcttatcatgaatttaattattgtgATCTAGCTACTATTATTTTTAGAggaggggtgggggggggggggggggtgtgcaCATTTATTGTGCTACTAGAACACTAAAGAATTAATCCTTGTAGCTTACCATCATCATTAACAAAGAacttgatttttcaatttttacagtCATGTATCTTATTGTCGTAACTTGGAAGAACCAAAGTTCAAATCTCCCACCCCCACTTgtagtaaccaaaaaaaaaaaaatatatatatatatatatatacatttataatcataaaacctaaaaaaatatagtataaaataccaaaaaattatgtaccaagtaaaaattaaatatgaaaCTAGCTAACATAAGCTAAAATGACTAGAACATAACATTAGAATTGAAAATTGGAACAAAAGGATATAGTGTATTGATTTAGTAGGGAAATTTTCATATGTGTCGGGCTTATGCACCCTCCCTTTCAATGACTTTTGGTAACCAGTATGAAATATTTGGGCATTACAGTCAGAACAAGAAGGAATTAATAAGTTTTCTCATATTAATGTGTTCCATGCAtggattagaaaataatataataataataaagaaaaatatagtcaaacttctattaattttttttgaaagttttgatTGGAGtagttttctttaatatttattgacaatttaaataatagaatttcatattttttaaagcagtatattttaaacaattttaattGATGAACTTTACTAAAATATGGGGGGAAAACCCACCATAATAGTGTTATGGTAGTAAAGGAACATGTACCATTTACCCAAGTTATTTGAAGAGATCatattatttatgaataaatttttagtatatttttatgtgatatataatataatgtgaTACTTGTTAATGTCATGATATGTTATGGAAACTTAAACGTTTGAGTGGTTAGTTTTAATACATATAACTAGCAGTTAACTCTTAGTTAACTCTTGCAATGCATGTGaaagtttaacaaaatatatatatatatatatatatattttttttttttacttttttttaaattttttgtctcaatataaattataaaatttattgtaattattaGTAGATATTTTAACATGATTATATTAGTACATGGAACCATCTATTCTtccttttaaataaaatataatacaacaAATTTCTATTAGAATGTATAAATATTAGTAATAGGGCTTGTATTCAGGAATTTGATAACAGAGCTTGCTTCCTACTATATAATTATTGTGTGATACTTTTCTTCAAAACATTTTTGGAATGAGATATCTTATTTCATTGTAAATAatcatcaaaattatttttaagacaCTAAGTAagcaatttattaataaaaaataataaaataaaataactttataatttataaaattatacaaataacatattaataaattttcagttacATATGTCtccatttttaaatattttcaacaaatttgaaGTGGTGGCAGGACAAGACAATAACCATGTGAGGTGAGGGTGAAGCACCCATCCCCTAGCTCCACCCTATCCTATTGTCATCCATAtagaatagctattacaacccCTTGTCATAAATACAAATTTCATGTtccactttttgtattttattttatacttcaCCAACCATAATATACTATGTGTTTGTTTAACTTTCCTTGCAAAataaccaaagtttaaaatggaaaaaaataaaaataaaaaatcaaacacataaCGTACCATGATAGATGGAGCATAGAGTAAAACACAAAAGGtgtgataaaatttttatattcttttgggGAATAACTATTTCCACTAACAAAAACGCaatcaaataactaaataattattacgtgtaaataataattttcctaatatttcttttatatagaGAATTCATTATACGCTGAAGATTTAATaattcacaaatataaaaattaatataatataatattagttAAAATTAGTTATAATCTTATTTGGTTGTACAAAATTTAATGAGGTAACACCATGCACATCTTTATATTCATCATGAACAAATGGAGAAGATCCCAATCCAATAAAGTTCTAAACTGTTTTGATTTGAACTTACTTTCAgctggtttctttttcttttttagttagACCTTATTTAACATACATTTATTGATAGACTATATAAATTCTACATGCATTGCCTCTCTAATGTCAGATCGGGTTTTCCTTATATTCATATTAGGGCTTAATTCTTATTGTATTACTTTCCTATGTGtcaactttaaatttttatgaaaatagagAACAGTGACAATTTTTTCCCCCAACTATTTTCTGTTTGACATGTCTTTTCGTGGTATGGAGATGATATTATGTAAGAAAGTTACGTTATcaaattatttcattatataTGAATGTACTGATGGCAGAACCCACTATTATTAtggttttataatatatatatacataaaacacatgcacacaaattttagttttattataaaacacacacatatggTAATTACCATCAACTCCCTTTGTCTTCCCGCCAACACTATTATCAGGGTTTAAATCTAATTATTCTAGTTGAAATGCATGTGtgcctataaaaaataaaaataaaaaaaaataaaaaattctgtagttgattatcaaaaaaaaaaaaaaaaacattctgtaGCATCCTTGCAGTACATGATTATAGAAGCAACCATTAAGAAGAAAGATTATActgataattaaaaattaaatagataagCTTGACATAGATGTTGGAAAATGATAGAACAAGACATACTCTCCTTACAAAGCACACTGGAGAAATAAGCTCTGGTGATCAGGTCCTTTGTAATGCTATGCAGTTTTAGGGTTGAGTTCTATCATATATATGCACAGTAATTCTAATAGTGTGATTACAAGAAAAAGCTTATACCATAGCGCTTGGTATAAGTCAAAGCAGGATCATGATCATCACCAAAGGCTGAAGAGAAGTTGGTCACAATGCCATCATATGATTCACATCCAGGTACAACCTAAGAAAAGACATGAAGTAATTCATTGATAACTTAATCTTTCCTTTTTAAAGCACTACTGTAGGAGAATCATTTATAAATAGACTTTGATGTTTGCTAAAAGCAGAGGGGAAAAGGaacgaaaataattttgaaaattgaaaatatattcaGGGATAACTCTACTACAACAATAAGCAAAACTCTTGGGTAGCATATTTCTTCTTTCAAAAGCATTTTGACTTCCACAATATGCACCAATTTggcagagaaaaagaaaaatttaccaTCCACCCCCTCTACCTAGTCAACATTACACATCATTGCAATATATTACATTTCAATTTCCAAtcacaatattttaaaatttctccaaagtcatcaaaaaaaatatatgaatgatGTCACAAGATTCATCTATTCAACTCAATATAATTAGCATTTAGACTTAGTTGAGTCCATtcctatattttatatatatataaagaggaaaaagaagaaactagaaggaaaagaaaaacaatgaaCATATCACATTGACCAGTGACCACTCAAAACAATTTAAGGATTAATAGATCATATATACTAGATTCAAATACAAAAATGCAATCCCTATGATGTTTGAACATTCACCTCAAACTCAAActttcaaagagagagagagatatagtTATCTGGCAGTTATGAATCAAGATATCAAGGAATGTCCCAAaatcaccataaaaaaaatgtgtgtcaATCTTAATATTTTTCAGATTCCAATAAGAAATAGTCTCTTGCaaaaactaaatagggaaaagAACCCACATTTATATGATGATCATATGATAATTTGATGatacaagaaaattacaaaaatgcatTCAATTTTTCTCACCCTTCTACTTTTTGTTTCTCGATCAAATTCTGAATACATATCTAATGAAACCTAAGTAAACCAATCGAGATGGTTACAAGTGAACTCTAAACCATTTGTTTTTGGAGTAGCATTAATATTTATGTATACACAATAATCACTTGAGACAAAAGAAGGTTAAATAGCATGATCACTTGTATCCACAGGTTATAAACCATCTACCTCCCTAACTCAATCATGTCAGATTGATTTGAGTGCTTCCCTCATCCAGCTTTAAAAATGGAAATATAATAATGTATCCTTCAAAGGTGACATGGAATGAGATTCCCAAAAGGACAATCAACATCAGCCTACCATAGAAAACAACTTTTAATCATGTTTTAAGGGTTTGTTGTCCAGGTAAGGTAGATGAGGAACTAGCCTCTCGAATTCTCAATATTCCATGGGCtcaaaatctattttattatcTATCATATCCAACATGTGTGTGAATTTTTAGCTGGCATCTATTAATAGAAAAGATAATCTAGCTTTTGTCTGTTTGCTTGATTATAGATCTAATTAGATTATCTGTAACCTACTACCTAACCGGATCTCACTGTTTATAGGCTCGTGAGTTTTCCACTTCTCCAATACTTTTGTCCTTCATTAGGacacttttcctttttatttgggTAAATACTATACACATCAGATGTGTCATTAAAGTCGAAttccccccctctctctctctctctctgcatgacagagagagagagaaaataactGTCTAACAAGTTCCACGTCTATTAACCAATATGGACGGGATTGAGATCACATTGTCTAGTACCAGCAACATATACCTTATCTTCATACTATATGATAGTGCAAACTGTCTAAATTTAAAATGACCCACTAGACGAATTGCTTAGATAATGGAAGACATATCCACATATCATCATTCCAAACTGCAATCATCTTTCCCTTCAATAAATGGCCGATATCCCATTTCCAATTAAAATTACATAGAGGAGTAATCATTAACaacatatatttatacaaaatcCACTACTAGAACAAATTTATCAAGCTAGCACAACCATCATAATTGCTCCTCCTAAAATCCACTACTTGCTACTTATTCTCCCACTCCTATATTAGAGAAATTTCAAAGGGTATACCCGCAAATATTCCCAAAACATGTTCTGATCAGACACATAGTAACcaccaagaaaaaaacaaagaaacaaccATCTAAGAGAGAATTGAAGTAGGAGAAGAAAGATATACCCAAtaactcatttttctttttctttctttctctatgaACTTGCATTCGGAGGAACAGGAGGAGGAGTATTTGAAGTATTCATCTTTGGCTTAGgccttttcctcttcttctcatAGCTGACCCCTCTGGCTTTAGCCTGAAAATCACGAACCTCACGCAAATACAGCCTCACAGCTCTTGCACCAAAGGGGTTTGCTTCTGGTCTTCCACCATGTTCTTCATACGCGGCACGGAGGCGGCCAATAAGAGCATCAAGGCTTCCCCAAGCTTGTCTTAGAGGGCAAGGACAAGGAGCAGGAGGGTTAGGGAGACCAAAGAAAGGGCAAGTCTGGTTGTGGACTTTGGTCTTGCCAAATTGGTCTAAGTAGCGAAGGAATTCAAGGACATGTGCACCACTGCACATGGGGAGTGAGAGTGGAGGCCTGTGGTTCCTCAAGTACTGGCAAAAGGTGTTCCAGTCTCGGCGCTTTTGGTTCTCATAGCGGCTTGGAGTAGTACTGGAAGTAGACGATGGTGATGAGGATGTGGCAGTGGATGGAGTTGTGGGAGTGGTGGGAGTAGTTGGGCTAGTAGCTATGTTGGGTATGAGGTGGTTTTCGTAGCTGGGATTGTTTGCTTGTGAAACTAAATCCATGGTGAAAGAAAAGGTTTTTGCTTCTGGGTTTTGTTGCTTTCGTAGGAATTTTGCTTGGATCTTGAAAAGTTGAGATTTTGTGGTTGGTCTTCTTGTtcttctactactactattttagggttttcctttGCAAGTTTAGACTGAAAACAGGtttcagagagagaaaaagagtatGATTCTTACAGCTGTGAATGATTAGATGGGAAATGGAAGATTACAGTatccaaaagaggaaaaatgcTAAGATTTTGCATGGCAACAGAGAGAAAGggatagagagaaaaaaggggTGTTTATGTGGAAAATAATGGTAAAATGGGAAGAGAATAAGAGATTCTTTCTCTTTAAATGTTTGTCTTTGGGCTTCTTTTGTTTAAGCAAAGAGTCAGCAAGAAATCTTTAAGGACTGCAGTTATTGAAGAGAAAAGCGTTTTAAGAATGGCTGCAGCTCATTAGATTTTCTTTCCAGGAAAAGGGAAAGCAACTGAGAGTTTAATACTGgtctcagagagagagagtgagagagatagaaagagaaTCAAGTGGTCTAGAGGGTCAAGAGGTTCAGACTGTGTAAAGAGCTTGAGGTTGAAATAAGGAAGTAAAGATAACATG contains these protein-coding regions:
- the LOC126717564 gene encoding protein LIGHT-DEPENDENT SHORT HYPOCOTYLS 1-like, which produces MDLVSQANNPSYENHLIPNIATSPTTPTTPTTPSTATSSSPSSTSSTTPSRYENQKRRDWNTFCQYLRNHRPPLSLPMCSGAHVLEFLRYLDQFGKTKVHNQTCPFFGLPNPPAPCPCPLRQAWGSLDALIGRLRAAYEEHGGRPEANPFGARAVRLYLREVRDFQAKARGVSYEKKRKRPKPKMNTSNTPPPVPPNASS